Within the Zea mays cultivar B73 chromosome 10, Zm-B73-REFERENCE-NAM-5.0, whole genome shotgun sequence genome, the region TCAAATTTGGCAAAAAAGACAAACGAGTTATAAATTGAGACGGGGGAATTTTGTTGGGGAATGTTTTGCTATCCTTTCACCCTTTGGTGAGCAACTAGCAGCAGCATTGCCCCATCTCATTGTCAGCTACAGTTAGAGAACGAGTTCTATCAAATTTGCTCATTTTTTTAAGAAATGGTATTCGTTAGATCAGTCATACTCTATCATCATCAAGATAGCTTGTAGCAGACGGACCTGTTCTTCTAACCATGAGATCGGAGTTCAAAATCCTTGCTAATATCAACCTGACACATTGCATTTCGTTAAATGCAAATAAAAGATGCCAAAAGATACGGAAACAAGAACATCTCTATCGTTGGATAACGCTGGCGCCGCAGATTGAAGCTACAGAATCGGAAATGTCTGCTTTTGCCGGTGTTATTACAGCACTAGCCATTTCACCTATCTAGCTGATTTCGTACCAAAAAAAAAGTTGGAGGCCATGGCCGTCGGATGAGAGGTAGCAAAAGGTGCAATCGCCGCGAGCAGCAGAAGCCATTGATTACCCATGGATCAGCAGATGCCGGTGATGTCGGCCCTGATCATCTGCAGGACCTCGGGCGGCGCGGCGGCAGCGGTGACCGTGAccacggcggcgccgccgtggCCGTGAGGCCCCACCGTGGCCACGAGGACCTCCACCCCGCGGCGGTGGAACGCCTCCAGCACGCGCGTCAGCGAGCCGGGGCTCCGCGCCGGCAGCCGCGCGCAGAAGCACACCGCGCCGACGGCCACGGACACCTCGGGCCGCCGGGCAGcagcggcgccggcgccggcgccggccccGTGGAGGGGGCTGCGCACCGAGTGGTACGTCTCCAGCACGGCCACCGTGTCCTCCAGGACCTTCACGCGCGCCGCCGCGGCGTCCACGATCTCCTCCTTGCTCGCCGGCTGCGCGCGCCGTCGACGGTTTTGGCAGGAAACGACGTCAAACAAAACACACAAATGGTGAATAGGCAAGAAGCAGGGCCGTCGGGGGCAGGGACTCACCCGGTCGATGGGGAGGTTGGGGAGCATCGCGCCCAGCTCAGCATAGAGCGAGGACAGGGTGCGCCGGTTcggccgcgccctcggccgccgcTCGCCAGCCGACGGCCCCGCGGTGGCCAGGGACAGGTCGAGCGGAAGCCGTCCTCCTCCTTCTCCAGCCATGGCGGAACGACGGGTGGGTTTCTGCTTCTGCACGACACGAGAGGGAAGGGGACGCGTGGGTTCGTTTGATCTTTGTCTTGGCAGGGAAGAGAGAAGAGAAGACAAGACAAGAAGCGGGTCGTGGTGGTGGCGTGACATGGCGGCCATGTTGGTGTCAGGTGTGCAGTGGGCACGTGACCAAAGTGCCGCAGCAGCTGCTTTGGGTTGGTGGTGGTTAGCCAGGAATGGAAGCTGCAGCTGGGCTGTTGGGGGGCAGCTGCAGAGGTGGGAGACCGGAGGAGTCGCTTGCTTTGGGAAACTGGTCAAGCTCGCCGCTCTGTTAGGTCCTCACAACGGGACAAAACAAACTATGAGAAAGGCTGCGTGCAGCTTGCCTGCTTCCGCCCCCCGCGGTTGTACTCAAAGTCTCAAATGAAATACCTTTTTTTTTTTCTTCCgcttatcttattattattactagtcAGTTGTCCGTGCGTTGTGACGATATACGAACACCGCTGATAAAAGTATTAGTAGTAATTAATTTTAGATCACTTTATGAGATGTGCTCTCTCGACaggaagaaaaggagaaaagaccCATTCATTTTTTATTCATCAATTAGAACAAAGTAGAAGAAGCAACTAAACACCATACATGTTcatatataaaacacatatattgtctaaTATCTACACATGTGGTCAACAAGATGTTATTAATCAATTACGAGATTTCCTATGGATACGCGATGTGTCAATACTAATACACCATTTTTCCTAAACACAATGATATAGGGATATGCTATTTTATAAACATTAGTAAAGATTTGTAAATAGTTTATATTGGCTAATTATTGATAATAGTTGTCTTTGGATATTCTGCACCGTGCCCCTGACATAGTAGTCGACGACCTGCTGCAGGGGTAGGCCCTTGTACTCCATGACAGTGGTCATGTCCCACTTGAGCGTGCCTGACGCGGCACACGTGCCGCATGTGTATGTGTTGAACCTGATCAGCGGTGAATCCCGAATGCGCCCGAGCATCTTGCTCATCAACCGTCTGTGGACATGGCCGCCGCACACCCCAATGTCTCTGATGCGTACACACTGATGGGCAACCCATTCATCACCATGCCCGCCTTGTGTACGTTGTCGCTGTCCATGCTGTTCGTGCTACAATTGTCTATTCGCGCTGCATTTGTCCATCCCCATTGGTGGGATGAGGTAGTCGAACTGTGCGAGCGCGAAAAGTAGGAAAAAAGAACAACCAtggttgatgagcaagatgaggaGTAAGAAAATGATGTGTTCCTCGGCCAAACATCCTATTGATGCATTGAAGGGGAACATGTTATATAAATAATAAATGTAGAAAAgggaagaaaaaaaaaggaaaatcacAACTTGCTTCCATATTCTTTTACTTTTTTACCCTCTTTTTATTCCTAAATTCTGGGTTACCTTCATGCACATGGGCAGTTGGGCTTCCACCGACCACCGTATTGGGATTTTTTTTCTCCCAGAGAAGTTCTCTCTCTGTTCCCGACGCGATCAGCTCAGCTCTTCTTCCACTCCTCGGCGACGCGGTCGGTGCCCGCAAGGTAGGCCTTCTTCCTCCTCTCGGCGCGTGTGCATGCGCACACGATTGCGAAGCAGGCCGCGTACACGGCGTACACGCGCCAGTTGGCGCGGGGTGCGGCCCCTGCCGCGGCGCGGTGGAAGATGGCGACATAGCAGTGCACGCCGGCGGCGAGGCTGACCACCATCTGCGCGAGCCCGAGGGCCTTGGCGGCGTCCCGTTGTCGTCGTCCTCAGGGGAGGTGGTGCCCGAGAAGACGACGACGAGGTCCACCATCTGGAGCACGAGGTAGGCCATGAAGTCGAGTGACTGTGCAGCATGCGTCCAGGCGTAGGCGGCGGGGGAGGCCGCGTGGATGAAGCGCGGCGGCTCCAGCCCCGTGGCGGTCGCGGTGAGCGCGAGCGTCGCAGAGTAGATGGCGAGGTATGCCTGCTCCAGCAGCAGCACGTGGTGGAGGAGCGGCAGGTACGGGCCCATGCGCCACACCAGCACGGTGAGCATGAAGAGCGGCAGCAGCACCGCCGCCCACCGGCCGCCGAGGATCGGGCGCACGCCGTCGGTGATCCCAGCGTTCACCGCGGACAGGTACGCCTTCAAGTGCTGCTAGAGGCGCGCCAGGTCCGGCATCAGCGTCTCTTGCAGCCGACTAGGCAGGTCCCAGAACTCGGAGATGTGGTCGTCGGAGCCTTCCTCTGCCTGCTTGGTCAACACCACGTCCTCCTCAACCTCAACCTCCGCCGCCGACTCCTTGCTGACGACGGTCGCATTGGCTTTTGCCTTGGCGTCGGCAATCACCGGTGCCTTCTTGCCTGATTTGGTCGGCTTGGCACCGGCATCCGCGGTCGAATTGGCCGCCGGCGGTTTCTTCGCCTTCCCAGCCGCGACGACAGCCTCAGATTTGGCGCCCATCTTGGAAACCTTGGTGGACTTTGCCAAATCGTCGTCCTTGCCCTTGGCACGGGGTGTGGGGAgggggcagaaccgtgcaccatgaACGCCTACACTATAGTCTTAAATAGTAGTAGAGAATATACAAATTAGAAGGAGGCCTAATAGCAACTCCATCAAATCACTGAAAACAACACAAAAGTGTTTTTAGGTGAAAACTCATCTCTCGACGTCTCCAACATATTCTTTTCTCTTCCCCAATTTAATTGAATAAAAGATGAAAAATCTatgcaaaataaagaagatgaagcACATGTTTTGACCTCATGAGATATTACTTTCTTCCCTTATTTTTATTTAACAAAATATTGCAGATGTATCTTCAGTTTCTTGGAATTACAAGATGAAGGTAAAAGAAATACAGCTTAGTAGGCAGAGCAATTCAACTTTTTCTAGCCAAAAAAGCACCTCTAATTCATGGCACTGTTTCTTTATTTATAGGCGCTCGGTAGTAAAACTTCAAATATGCTATTGAGCATATaccttttgaaagggaaatagggtcaaaccttttcctaaatgattttggtggttgaattgcccaacacaaattattggactaactagttcgctctagattatatgttctacaggtgccaaaggttcatctacaactat harbors:
- the LOC100276871 gene encoding uncharacterized protein, whose protein sequence is MAAMSRHHHDPLLVLSSLLSSLPRQRSNEPTRPLPSRVVQKQKPTRRSAMAGEGGGRLPLDLSLATAGPSAGERRPRARPNRRTLSSLYAELGAMLPNLPIDRPASKEEIVDAAAARVKVLEDTVAVLETYHSVRSPLHGAGAGAGAAAARRPEVSVAVGAVCFCARLPARSPGSLTRVLEAFHRRGVEVLVATVGPHGHGGAAVVTVTAAAAPPEVLQMIRADITGIC